The Rhodopseudomonas palustris genome window below encodes:
- the murC gene encoding UDP-N-acetylmuramate--L-alanine ligase, with amino-acid sequence MRLPRHIGPIHFVGIGGIGMSGIAEVLCNLGYTVQGSDASESANVNRLREKGIQIHVGHQADNIKGADVLVVSTAIKRDNPELLAARAQRIPVVRRAEMLAELMRLKSCVAIAGTHGKTTTTSMVAALLDAGDLDPTVINGGIINAYGTNARLGGGDWMVVEADESDGTFLKLPADVAIVTNVDPEHLDHFKTFDAVQDAFRNFVENVPFYGFAVMCIDHPVVQTLVGKIEDRRIITYGENPQADARLLDLAASGGGSTFKVAFRDRKAGTAHEIADLKLPMPGRHNALNATAAIAVAHELGLSDDTIRKALAAFGGVRRRFTKTGEWNGVTIIDDYGHHPVEIAAVLKAARQSTSGKVIAVVQPHRFSRLQSLFEEFCTCFNDADAVIVADVYPAGEAPIEGIDRDHFVLGLRAHGHRDVVALQDSASLAGVVAGLAHSGDYVVCLGAGNITQWAYALPGELKALG; translated from the coding sequence ATGAGATTGCCGCGCCATATCGGACCCATCCACTTCGTCGGGATCGGCGGTATCGGCATGAGCGGCATCGCCGAGGTACTGTGCAATCTCGGCTACACCGTGCAGGGCTCCGACGCGTCGGAAAGCGCCAACGTCAATCGGCTGCGCGAAAAGGGCATCCAGATCCACGTCGGCCACCAGGCCGACAACATCAAGGGCGCCGACGTGCTGGTGGTGTCGACCGCGATCAAGCGCGACAACCCCGAACTGCTCGCGGCGCGCGCGCAGCGGATTCCGGTGGTGCGCCGCGCCGAGATGCTGGCGGAGCTGATGCGGCTGAAGAGCTGCGTCGCCATCGCCGGCACCCACGGCAAGACCACCACCACCTCGATGGTGGCAGCATTGCTCGACGCCGGCGATCTCGATCCGACCGTGATCAACGGCGGCATCATCAACGCCTACGGCACCAATGCGCGGCTCGGCGGCGGCGACTGGATGGTGGTCGAAGCCGACGAGAGCGACGGCACCTTCCTCAAGTTGCCGGCCGATGTCGCGATCGTCACCAACGTCGATCCCGAGCATCTCGATCACTTCAAGACCTTCGACGCGGTGCAGGACGCCTTCCGCAATTTCGTCGAGAACGTGCCGTTCTACGGCTTCGCGGTGATGTGCATCGATCATCCGGTGGTGCAGACGCTGGTCGGCAAGATCGAAGACCGCCGCATCATCACGTACGGCGAGAACCCGCAGGCGGACGCGCGGCTGCTCGATCTCGCGGCCAGCGGCGGCGGCTCGACCTTCAAAGTCGCATTCCGCGATCGCAAGGCAGGCACCGCGCACGAGATCGCCGATCTCAAGCTGCCAATGCCGGGCCGCCACAACGCGCTCAACGCCACCGCTGCGATCGCCGTGGCGCACGAGCTCGGCCTGTCCGATGACACCATCCGCAAGGCGCTCGCGGCGTTCGGCGGCGTGCGCCGTCGCTTCACCAAGACCGGCGAATGGAACGGCGTCACTATCATCGACGATTACGGCCACCATCCGGTCGAGATCGCCGCGGTGCTGAAGGCGGCGCGGCAGTCGACCTCGGGCAAGGTCATTGCCGTGGTGCAGCCGCATCGGTTCAGCCGGCTGCAATCACTGTTCGAAGAATTCTGCACCTGCTTCAACGATGCGGACGCCGTGATCGTCGCCGACGTCTATCCGGCCGGCGAGGCGCCGATCGAAGGCATCGACCGCGATCACTTCGTGCTCGGCCTGCGCGCCCACGGCCACCGCGATGTCGTCGCGCTGCAGGATTCTGCGTCGCTTGCTGGCGTCGTCGCCGGCCTCGCCCACAGCGGCGACTACGTCGTCTGCTTAGGGGCGGGCAACATCACCCAATGGGCCTACGCACTGCCCGGCGAATTGAAGGCGCTGGGTTGA
- the murG gene encoding undecaprenyldiphospho-muramoylpentapeptide beta-N-acetylglucosaminyltransferase, producing the protein MTDAPLILLAAGGTGGHLFPAEALGVVLIQRGYRVRLITDHRATRYSGLFTAEMTDVVPSETVRGRTPWALAKTALKLGSGALLAFNLIGRLKPAAVVGFGGYPTLPPLLAATWRRVPTLIHEQNAVMGRANRFLAPRVDAIATGFPGHETAWPALAAKIANTGNPIRPAVADAATVAYDPPTVGGPLRVLVFGGSQGARVMADIVPPALEKLDPALLRRLVLTQQVRDEDMGRVRAVYDRLQLNCELAPFFTDLPQRLASSQLVVSRSGAGTVAELAAIGRPGILVPLPGALDQDQFANAGVLTAAGGALRIVQPDFTPDRLAAEITALAADPAKLAQMAAAARQIGRLDAAERLAHVVGRVAKV; encoded by the coding sequence ATGACCGACGCTCCCCTGATCCTGCTCGCCGCCGGCGGCACCGGCGGCCACCTGTTTCCGGCCGAAGCGCTCGGCGTGGTGCTGATCCAGCGTGGATACCGCGTCCGCCTGATCACCGACCATCGCGCCACCCGCTACAGCGGGCTGTTCACCGCCGAGATGACCGACGTGGTGCCGAGCGAGACGGTGCGCGGCCGGACGCCGTGGGCGCTGGCGAAGACCGCGCTGAAGCTCGGCTCCGGTGCGCTGCTCGCCTTCAATTTGATCGGGCGGCTCAAGCCGGCTGCGGTGGTCGGGTTTGGCGGCTATCCGACGCTGCCGCCGCTGCTCGCTGCGACCTGGCGCCGAGTGCCGACGCTGATCCACGAGCAGAACGCGGTGATGGGCCGCGCCAATCGCTTTCTGGCGCCGCGGGTCGACGCCATCGCCACCGGTTTTCCCGGCCATGAGACCGCCTGGCCGGCGCTCGCCGCGAAGATCGCCAATACCGGTAATCCGATCCGTCCAGCCGTCGCCGACGCTGCGACTGTCGCCTACGACCCGCCGACCGTTGGCGGTCCGCTGCGGGTGCTGGTGTTCGGCGGCAGCCAGGGCGCCCGGGTGATGGCCGACATCGTGCCGCCGGCGCTGGAGAAACTGGATCCGGCGCTGCTGCGCCGGCTGGTGCTGACCCAGCAGGTCCGCGACGAGGACATGGGCCGCGTCCGTGCGGTGTATGACCGTCTGCAGCTGAACTGCGAGCTGGCGCCGTTTTTCACCGATCTGCCGCAGCGGTTGGCGTCGAGCCAGCTTGTGGTGTCGCGTTCCGGTGCCGGCACCGTTGCCGAACTGGCGGCGATCGGCCGGCCCGGCATCCTGGTGCCGCTGCCGGGTGCGCTCGACCAGGACCAGTTCGCCAATGCCGGCGTGCTGACCGCGGCGGGCGGTGCGCTGCGCATCGTTCAACCGGATTTTACCCCGGACCGACTCGCGGCCGAGATCACCGCGCTGGCCGCCGATCCGGCCAAATTGGCCCAAATGGCCGCCGCGGCGCGCCAAATTGGCCGTCTGGATGCCGCCGAACGGCTCGCCCACGTAGTCGGACGGGTCGCGAAGGTCTAA
- the ftsW gene encoding putative lipid II flippase FtsW, with protein sequence MISRDQRTPFSEWWWTVDRVLLVALIALMLAGVILSLAASPPVATRIGLDPFHFFNRHVLFLAPSLIVLIGVSFLSPRQIRRSALIVFVLAIGLIVATLLFGPEVKGARRWITLVGINIQASEIAKPSFVILAAWLFSEAARRPEMPATSMAMMLLLSLVSLLVMEPDFGQTMLVLMVWGALFFIAGMRIVWVFGLAGAAAGGLFTAYLFVPHVAGRIKRFMNPASGDTFQVDMASEAFSNGGWLGLGPGEGIAKRSLPDSHTDFVYAVAAEEFGIVLCLALLALFAFIVLRTLSRAYRSEDLFSRFAASGLAILFGVQAAINMAVNLQLIPAKGMTLPFISYGGSSMVSLAYGVGMMLALTRQRPKTEVNAIEAAGSYA encoded by the coding sequence ATGATCTCCCGTGACCAACGCACCCCGTTCAGCGAATGGTGGTGGACCGTCGACCGCGTGCTGCTGGTGGCGCTGATCGCGCTGATGCTGGCGGGCGTGATCCTGTCGCTGGCGGCGTCGCCGCCGGTCGCGACCCGGATCGGGCTCGATCCGTTCCACTTCTTCAACCGCCACGTTCTGTTCCTGGCGCCGTCGCTGATCGTGCTGATCGGGGTGTCGTTCCTGTCGCCGCGACAGATCCGGCGTTCGGCGCTGATCGTGTTCGTGCTGGCGATCGGGCTGATCGTGGCGACGCTGCTGTTCGGGCCGGAAGTGAAGGGCGCGCGGCGCTGGATCACGCTGGTCGGTATCAACATCCAGGCCTCCGAAATTGCCAAGCCGTCGTTCGTGATCCTGGCCGCCTGGCTGTTCTCGGAAGCGGCGCGGCGGCCGGAGATGCCCGCGACGTCGATGGCGATGATGCTGCTGCTGTCCCTGGTGTCGCTGCTGGTGATGGAGCCGGACTTCGGCCAGACCATGCTGGTGCTGATGGTGTGGGGCGCGCTGTTCTTCATCGCCGGCATGCGGATCGTTTGGGTATTCGGTCTCGCCGGCGCCGCCGCGGGCGGACTATTCACCGCCTATCTGTTCGTTCCGCACGTCGCCGGCCGTATCAAGCGGTTCATGAATCCGGCCTCCGGCGACACCTTCCAGGTCGACATGGCGAGCGAAGCGTTCAGCAATGGCGGCTGGCTCGGCCTCGGCCCCGGCGAAGGCATCGCCAAGCGCAGCCTGCCGGATAGCCACACCGACTTCGTCTATGCGGTCGCTGCCGAAGAGTTCGGCATCGTGCTGTGCCTCGCGCTGCTCGCGCTGTTCGCCTTCATCGTGCTGCGCACGCTGTCGCGCGCCTATCGCAGCGAGGATCTGTTTTCGCGGTTCGCCGCCTCGGGGCTGGCGATCCTGTTCGGCGTGCAGGCCGCGATCAACATGGCGGTGAATCTGCAACTGATCCCCGCCAAGGGCATGACGCTGCCGTTCATCTCCTATGGCGGCTCGTCGATGGTGTCGCTGGCCTACGGCGTCGGCATGATGCTGGCGCTGACGCGGCAGCGGCCCAAGACCGAAGTCAATGCGATCGAGGCGGCGGGAAGCTACGCGTGA
- the murD gene encoding UDP-N-acetylmuramoyl-L-alanine--D-glutamate ligase yields the protein MIPVTSFAGQSVAVFGLGGSGLASCHALKAGGAEVIACDDNLDRMVEAAQAGFITADLRNLPWTNFAALVLTPGVPLTHPAPHWTVLKAQEAGVEVIGDVELFCRERKAHAPRAPFVAITGTNGKSTTTALIAHLLREAGWDTQLGGNIGTAILSLEPPKDGRVHVIEMSSYQIDLTPSLDPTVGILLNVTEDHIDRHGTIEHYAAVKERLVSGVQDGGTSIIGVDDEFGRAAADRIERAGKRVVRMSVQGPVTSGITADLETIRRIDGGNSTEVAKLGGIGSLRGLHNAQNAAAAAAAVLALGVSPQVLQQGLRSFPGLAHRMEQVGRQIGEKGTTLFVNDSKATNADAAAKALSSFGEIFWIAGGKPKTGGIESLAEYFPRIRKAYLIGQAAQEFAATLEGRVPYEISETLEVAVPAAARDAAASGLAEPVVLLSPACASFDQFRNFELRGTRFRELVTALEGVAAV from the coding sequence ATGATCCCCGTCACCTCTTTCGCCGGTCAGTCGGTCGCGGTGTTTGGGCTCGGCGGGTCGGGGCTGGCGAGCTGCCATGCGCTGAAGGCTGGCGGCGCCGAAGTGATCGCGTGCGACGACAATCTCGACCGCATGGTCGAGGCGGCGCAGGCCGGCTTTATCACCGCGGATCTGCGCAATCTGCCGTGGACGAATTTTGCCGCACTTGTGCTGACGCCCGGCGTGCCGCTGACCCATCCGGCGCCGCATTGGACGGTGCTGAAGGCGCAGGAGGCCGGCGTCGAAGTGATCGGCGACGTCGAACTGTTCTGCCGCGAGCGCAAGGCGCATGCGCCGCGCGCTCCGTTCGTCGCGATCACCGGCACCAACGGCAAGTCGACCACCACGGCGCTGATCGCGCATCTGCTGCGCGAGGCCGGCTGGGACACCCAGCTCGGCGGCAATATCGGCACCGCGATCCTGTCGCTGGAGCCGCCGAAGGACGGCCGCGTCCATGTGATCGAGATGTCGTCGTATCAGATCGACCTGACGCCATCGCTCGATCCGACCGTCGGCATTCTGCTCAACGTCACCGAGGATCACATCGACCGCCATGGCACCATCGAGCACTACGCTGCGGTGAAGGAGCGGCTGGTCTCCGGCGTGCAGGACGGCGGCACGTCGATCATCGGCGTCGACGATGAGTTCGGCCGCGCCGCGGCGGACCGGATCGAACGCGCCGGCAAGCGCGTGGTGCGGATGTCGGTGCAGGGGCCAGTGACGTCTGGCATCACAGCCGATCTGGAAACGATTCGCCGCATCGACGGCGGCAATTCTACCGAAGTCGCCAAGCTCGGTGGAATCGGCTCGCTGCGCGGGCTGCATAATGCGCAAAACGCCGCGGCCGCTGCAGCCGCGGTTCTGGCGCTCGGCGTCTCGCCGCAGGTGCTGCAGCAGGGCCTGCGCAGTTTCCCGGGCCTCGCACACCGGATGGAGCAGGTCGGCCGCCAGATTGGCGAGAAGGGGACGACGCTGTTCGTCAACGACTCCAAGGCCACCAATGCCGATGCGGCTGCGAAGGCGCTGTCGTCATTCGGCGAGATCTTCTGGATCGCCGGCGGCAAGCCGAAGACGGGCGGCATCGAGAGCCTGGCCGAGTATTTCCCGCGTATCCGCAAGGCCTACCTCATCGGCCAGGCCGCGCAGGAATTCGCCGCCACACTGGAAGGCCGGGTGCCGTACGAGATCAGCGAAACCCTGGAAGTTGCGGTCCCCGCCGCCGCGCGCGATGCCGCAGCATCGGGACTGGCCGAGCCGGTCGTGTTGCTGTCGCCGGCCTGCGCCTCGTTCGACCAGTTCCGCAATTTCGAGCTCCGCGGCACCAGGTTCCGCGAACTGGTGACAGCTTTGGAGGGTGTTGCGGCGGTGTGA
- the mraY gene encoding phospho-N-acetylmuramoyl-pentapeptide-transferase yields the protein MLYWLIDLSSSFPAFNVFRYITFRTGGAMVTGALFVFMFGPWIIDNLRLRQGKGQPIRTDGPQSHLMTKKGTPTMGGLMILSGLTVGTVLWANPLNPYVWIVLAVTLGFGFVGFYDDYMKVTKQTHAGISGRTRLLIEFTIAGAACFALVWLGRAPLSSSLVIPFFKEVMLNLGWAFIVFGAFVVVGAGNAVNLTDGLDGLAIVPVMIAAASFGLISYLAGNAVFAEYLQINYVAGTGELAVLCGALLGAGLGFLWFNAPPASIFMGDTGSLALGGMLGSIAVAVKHEIVLAVIGGLFVLEAVSVIVQVASFKLTGKRVFKMAPIHHHFEQKGWTEPQIVIRFWIIAVMLALAGLSTLKLR from the coding sequence ATGCTCTATTGGCTGATCGACCTCTCCAGCTCGTTTCCGGCGTTCAACGTCTTCCGCTACATCACTTTCCGCACCGGCGGCGCGATGGTGACCGGGGCGCTGTTCGTGTTCATGTTCGGCCCATGGATCATCGACAATCTGCGGCTGCGCCAGGGCAAGGGTCAGCCGATCCGCACCGACGGCCCGCAATCGCACCTGATGACCAAGAAGGGCACGCCGACGATGGGCGGCCTGATGATCCTGTCGGGACTGACGGTCGGCACCGTGCTGTGGGCCAATCCGCTCAATCCCTATGTCTGGATCGTGCTGGCGGTGACGCTCGGCTTCGGCTTCGTCGGCTTCTACGATGACTACATGAAGGTGACCAAGCAGACCCACGCCGGCATCTCCGGCCGCACCCGTCTGCTGATCGAATTCACCATCGCGGGCGCGGCGTGTTTCGCGCTGGTGTGGCTCGGGCGCGCGCCGCTGTCGAGCTCGCTGGTGATTCCGTTCTTCAAGGAAGTGATGCTCAATCTCGGCTGGGCGTTCATCGTGTTCGGCGCCTTCGTGGTGGTCGGCGCCGGCAACGCGGTGAACCTGACCGACGGCCTCGACGGCCTCGCGATCGTGCCGGTGATGATCGCTGCGGCGAGCTTCGGCTTGATCTCGTATCTGGCCGGCAACGCGGTGTTCGCCGAATATCTGCAGATCAACTACGTCGCCGGCACCGGCGAACTTGCGGTGTTGTGCGGCGCGCTGCTCGGCGCCGGCCTCGGCTTCCTGTGGTTCAACGCACCGCCGGCCTCGATCTTCATGGGCGACACCGGCTCGCTGGCGCTCGGCGGCATGCTCGGCTCGATCGCGGTCGCGGTGAAGCACGAGATCGTGCTGGCGGTGATCGGCGGCCTGTTCGTGCTCGAAGCGGTGTCGGTGATCGTGCAGGTCGCCTCGTTCAAGCTCACCGGCAAGCGCGTGTTCAAGATGGCGCCGATCCACCACCACTTCGAACAGAAGGGCTGGACCGAGCCGCAGATCGTGATCCGGTTCTGGATCATCGCCGTGATGCTGGCGCTCGCCGGCCTGTCGACGCTGAAGCTGCGGTGA
- a CDS encoding UDP-N-acetylmuramoylalanyl-D-glutamyl-2,6-diaminopimelate--D-alanyl-D-alanine ligase produces the protein MSKQPLWTSDAMAEAMAATRSGTLPRDVFGISIDSRTLAPGDAYFAIKGDVHDGHDFVAAALNAGAALAVVEKAQRDKFAADAPLLVVEDVLEGLRRLGVAARSRLSAKVIAVTGSVGKTSTKEGLRGVLGAQGATHASVASFNNHWGVPLSLARCPADTRFAVFEIGMNHAGEIEPLVKMVRPHIAIITTVEAVHLEFFSGIEGIADAKSEIFTGLEPGGIAVLNRDTPMFDRLCSNALRANVGRIVTVGADPAADARLLDVALHADCSAVHASILGHDVTYKLGMPGRHMALNSLAVLAAAELAGADLALAALALSQVAPAAGRGVRKPLSVGSGEATLIDESYNANPASMAAALGGLGRAEVSGQGRRIAVLGDMLELGPRGPELHRGLEEAVRANCIDLVFCCGPLMRNLWDALSSGKRGGYAGDAAALESQVVAAIRAGDVVMVKGSLGSRMKTIVTALEKRFPDTTARDDAAV, from the coding sequence ATGAGCAAACAACCGCTTTGGACCTCCGACGCGATGGCGGAGGCGATGGCCGCGACGCGCAGCGGCACGCTGCCGCGCGACGTGTTCGGGATTTCGATCGACAGCCGCACGCTGGCGCCTGGCGACGCGTACTTCGCCATCAAGGGTGATGTTCACGACGGCCACGACTTCGTCGCCGCGGCACTGAACGCCGGCGCGGCGCTGGCGGTGGTGGAGAAGGCGCAGCGCGACAAGTTCGCTGCCGACGCGCCGCTTCTCGTCGTTGAAGATGTACTTGAAGGTCTGCGCCGGCTCGGCGTCGCGGCGCGCTCGCGCCTCTCGGCCAAAGTCATCGCGGTGACCGGCTCGGTCGGCAAGACCTCGACCAAGGAAGGCCTGCGCGGCGTGCTCGGCGCGCAGGGCGCGACCCACGCCTCGGTGGCGTCGTTCAACAATCACTGGGGCGTGCCGTTGTCGCTGGCGCGCTGCCCGGCGGACACCCGGTTTGCGGTGTTCGAGATCGGCATGAACCACGCCGGCGAGATCGAGCCGCTGGTGAAGATGGTGCGGCCGCACATCGCGATCATCACCACGGTTGAAGCGGTGCATCTCGAATTCTTCTCCGGCATCGAGGGCATCGCCGATGCCAAGTCGGAGATCTTCACCGGGCTCGAGCCGGGCGGCATCGCGGTCTTGAATCGCGATACGCCGATGTTCGACCGGCTGTGCAGCAATGCGCTGCGCGCCAATGTCGGTCGCATCGTCACCGTCGGCGCCGATCCGGCCGCCGACGCGCGGCTGCTCGATGTCGCGTTGCATGCCGACTGTTCGGCCGTGCATGCCAGCATTCTCGGTCACGACGTCACCTACAAGCTCGGCATGCCGGGCCGGCACATGGCGCTGAATTCGCTCGCAGTGCTGGCTGCCGCCGAGCTTGCCGGCGCCGACCTCGCGCTCGCCGCGCTGGCGCTGTCGCAGGTTGCGCCCGCCGCCGGCCGCGGCGTCCGCAAGCCGCTGTCGGTCGGCTCCGGCGAGGCGACGCTGATCGACGAGAGCTACAACGCCAATCCGGCCTCGATGGCGGCGGCGCTCGGCGGTCTCGGCCGCGCCGAGGTCAGCGGGCAGGGGCGTCGGATCGCCGTGCTGGGCGACATGCTCGAACTCGGCCCGCGCGGCCCGGAGCTGCACCGGGGCCTCGAAGAGGCGGTGCGGGCCAATTGCATCGACCTGGTGTTCTGCTGCGGCCCGTTGATGCGCAATTTGTGGGACGCCCTTTCCTCCGGCAAACGAGGGGGCTATGCAGGCGACGCGGCCGCGCTCGAATCCCAAGTCGTCGCCGCAATCCGAGCTGGCGACGTCGTGATGGTGAAGGGGTCGCTCGGTTCGCGCATGAAAACCATTGTCACCGCGCTCGAGAAGCGCTTCCCCGACACGACCGCACGCGACGACGCTGCGGTGTAA
- a CDS encoding UDP-N-acetylmuramoyl-L-alanyl-D-glutamate--2,6-diaminopimelate ligase — translation MKLRDLFSAEADIAAPAADLAIGGIAVDSRAVKPGDLFFALAGAKTDGARFVAAAVAAGAVAVAGEHRPEGDLAVPFVQLSNPRLALAQAAARFYPRQPEVIAAVTGTSGKTSVAAFTRQIWQRLGHASASIGTIGLVTPTRSVYGSLTTPDPIALHRSLDEIAREGITHLALEASSHGLDQFRLDGVRVAAGGFTNLSRDHMDYHPTVAHYLNAKLRLFRNLVQDGGAAVISADHDCSAEVIEAARARGLRLITIGRNGDPDAGIKLIDAAVEGFAQTLDVEHEGRRYTIKLPLVGEFQIENALVAAGLVIGTGGDAAASLAALEHLEGAPGRLDLVGARNGAPVFVDYAHKPDALAKTLQALRPYAKRKLVVVFGAGGDRDSGKRPLMGAIAAENADVVIITDDNPRSEDPATIRAAILAAAPGAREIGDRAEAIRIAISELQPGDALLIAGKGHETGQIVGDRVLHFSDHDAAKAALSASAV, via the coding sequence ATGAAGCTTCGCGACCTCTTCAGCGCTGAGGCCGACATCGCCGCGCCGGCGGCCGATCTCGCCATCGGCGGGATCGCCGTCGACAGCCGCGCGGTGAAGCCGGGCGACCTGTTTTTCGCGCTCGCCGGGGCCAAGACCGACGGGGCGCGGTTCGTCGCGGCGGCGGTCGCAGCCGGCGCGGTGGCGGTGGCCGGCGAACACCGGCCGGAGGGCGACCTCGCGGTGCCGTTCGTGCAACTGTCCAATCCGCGCCTGGCGCTGGCGCAGGCCGCGGCGCGGTTCTACCCGCGCCAGCCGGAGGTGATCGCGGCGGTCACCGGCACCAGCGGCAAGACCTCGGTCGCGGCGTTCACCCGGCAGATCTGGCAGCGGCTCGGCCATGCCTCCGCCAGCATCGGCACTATCGGTCTCGTCACCCCGACGCGCAGCGTGTATGGCTCGCTGACGACGCCCGACCCGATCGCGTTGCATCGCTCGCTCGACGAGATCGCGCGCGAGGGCATCACCCATCTGGCGCTGGAAGCCTCGTCGCACGGGCTCGATCAGTTCCGGCTCGACGGCGTTCGCGTCGCGGCGGGCGGGTTCACCAACCTGTCGCGCGACCACATGGATTATCACCCCACCGTCGCGCACTATCTCAACGCCAAGCTGCGGCTGTTCCGCAATCTGGTGCAGGATGGCGGCGCCGCGGTGATCTCCGCCGATCACGATTGTTCGGCCGAAGTCATCGAGGCGGCGCGTGCGCGCGGCCTGCGACTGATCACCATCGGCCGCAATGGCGATCCCGACGCCGGCATCAAGCTGATCGATGCCGCTGTCGAAGGCTTTGCGCAGACGCTCGACGTCGAACATGAGGGGCGGCGCTACACCATCAAGCTGCCGTTGGTCGGCGAATTCCAGATCGAAAACGCGCTGGTCGCGGCCGGCTTGGTGATCGGCACCGGCGGCGATGCGGCCGCAAGCCTCGCCGCGCTCGAACATCTCGAAGGTGCGCCGGGCCGGCTCGATCTGGTCGGCGCCCGAAACGGCGCGCCGGTGTTCGTCGACTACGCGCACAAACCGGATGCGCTTGCCAAGACGCTGCAGGCGCTGCGGCCCTATGCGAAACGCAAGCTGGTGGTGGTGTTCGGCGCCGGCGGCGATCGGGACTCCGGCAAGCGGCCACTGATGGGCGCGATCGCGGCCGAGAATGCCGACGTGGTGATTATCACCGACGACAATCCGCGCAGCGAAGATCCGGCGACGATCCGCGCCGCCATCCTCGCGGCCGCGCCCGGCGCACGCGAGATCGGCGACCGCGCCGAGGCGATCCGCATTGCCATCAGCGAATTACAGCCGGGCGATGCGCTGCTGATCGCCGGCAAAGGCCATGAAACCGGGCAGATCGTGGGCGACCGCGTGCTGCATTTCAGCGACCACGACGCCGCGAAAGCGGCGCTATCAGCGAGCGCCGTATGA